The stretch of DNA TGTCACCAGGCTTTAAAGACTTGGTTACATTAGCGACGATTTCATCAATACCGGGGTTTTGCCAATCATTTGAATCGATACTGTAATGAATAACTGATAAATCATACTTTTCTGCAATTTTTAAAACTTCTTCATTAAAATTTCCTGTTGGAGGCCGAAGCAACGTAATGTCTTTAACTCCTAATTTATTAAAAACCTCTTGTGCTAATGAGATATCTCTTCGAATTTCTTCAGGTTTTAATTGAGTGTAATTTACATAAGCATATCCCATACTTCCAATTTGGTGGCCATCATCTAATATTCTTTTTACAATATCAGGATGACGTTCTGCCCAAGAAGCGGAAAGAAAGAATGTTGCATTTTCAATATTAAATTTTTTTAATGTTTCTAAAATCGGAATTACTTTTTCGTCCCCCCAGCTAATATCAAAAGTTAAGGCAATCTTACCACTTTTAGGATCCCCCTTATATATAGCCTTTGGTCCGTCTTCTGTTGAGAATACAGGAATTTTCCACATATTTTCTACGTACATTAAGCCGGCTGTAATGAAAGCTAAAATGATTAAAAATAGTATCTGCTTTAATCGTTTTAAACGAATAATATAAAATGAGTTCATCGTTGCATCCTCCCTGTCCAAAACGAGTCTTGTACATATGTATGAACATAAATAAAAAATATGTTGTTTT from Bacillus alveayuensis encodes:
- a CDS encoding polysaccharide deacetylase family sporulation protein PdaB (product_source=TIGR02764; cath_funfam=3.20.20.370; cog=COG0726; pfam=PF01522; superfamily=88713; tigrfam=TIGR02764; transmembrane_helix_parts=Inside_1_11,TMhelix_12_31,Outside_32_254), giving the protein MNSFYIIRLKRLKQILFLIILAFITAGLMYVENMWKIPVFSTEDGPKAIYKGDPKSGKIALTFDISWGDEKVIPILETLKKFNIENATFFLSASWAERHPDIVKRILDDGHQIGSMGYAYVNYTQLKPEEIRRDISLAQEVFNKLGVKDITLLRPPTGNFNEEVLKIAEKYDLSVIHYSIDSNDWQNPGIDEIVANVTKSLKPGDIVLLHASDSAKQTSAALPLILSKMKQAGIKNASIEELISNGDVKTKEVN